AGCACtaacagaaatataatgcaaatcatatatgtagtttcaattttctggaagcctcattaaaaaagcaaaaaggtacaggtataaaactaattttaataatattttacttagcccagtatataaaaattattacaattgCAACCTATAATTAATATAACagttattaatttgttttatagtCTCTTTTTCCTATTGTCTTTGAAATTTGGTGAATATTTGACATTTTCAGTATATCTCAAGTCAGACTACTCACATTCCAAGTGCTCAAGGCATGTGCGAGTAGTGGGTATCATATTAAACAATGTAGTTTTAGATTATAGAGAATTATTATagcaggcaaaaaagaaaaaaaaaagcaagagttaaaaataggaatGAAACTACCACAAAGCCATGTGTTTATATAGTTTAGTGAGACAGCTTTTCCCTTTTGGACAGAACTGGAGATGCCCTCATCCATTTTTTACTGATTTAATTCTCCTTAAGTCCACTAGCCACTTCTATTGACACATTTTTCCTTCTAGAGCACAGCAtcactgagttttatttttcccaaaactCCATAGCCTCTATGGAAAGGTTATTACTGAAGGAAAATTATACTCATAATGGGTAAATTTCACATCATTACGTATGAATTTCTTACAAATTCATTCTTAGAAACTTATCTCTTTGATGTTCTCTATGCATCAACAATGggtaagattttaaattattatggaagatcattcattcagttagcatttattgagcacacagTGATGGGCAATGGGAATACAAATATAATTAAGATGATGTCCCTGCCTTTTACAGTTTACACTCTAATAGGGAAGTATCTCACTTTACATGTcattcaaatatctttttaaatgtctgaaaaaGTAATCATTCTTACTAGAGTAAGTTTGGAAGTtggagggtttttaaaattttaaataaaaataacatgataaaaaaataacatgatattGTGGGGAAAATCGTTCATATAACGCAGAAAATGATAAATCAATTATAATCCTACTACTCAGAAAgtaccactgttaacattttggcatATTTCTTTCCCATCTTTTATCTGTGCTTATATTTTATGATCATACTGTATATACAATTTCTTATACTACAGTTCTGCTTACCATTATATTGCACAGTTTTTCCTTGTCATTAAAAGTGTTTTGAAGGCAAAATGActatataaaattaaatctatGTGTGTATAATAATTCTCCTGAATGTGCCTATTTGGACATTCAAGTTGCTTACCTTTTTTCACTTTGATGAAGGTCTTTATTCCTAAATGTGcagatgataaataaaatcaccaGGTCAAGAATCTCAACtgttaaaaaattagagaaaaaaaaagggggggacgcttgggtggctcagtggttgagcatctgcctttggctcagggcgtgatcctggagtcccgggatcaggtcccacatcgggctccctgcagggagcctgcttctccctctgcctgtatctttacctctctctgtgtgtctctcacgaataaataaattttaaaaataaaaaaataaaaagaatctcaaCAGTTTTAAAGCTTTTAGTACATATTACCAAAGAAAAGATAGAACTGGTTCTTgctcccttttttccccaaagtccaagttgttaaaaaaaaaatatcataatcGTGCTTTATATACACTTTTACATTCTATTTCTTTGACCTAGCAAgaattatttttggattttattacaTGTTTTGTGTAACCCTTTTAATAGGTGCATAATAATCTTTGGGTATAATTACAGCTTGCCTAAACATATGTCTATTGTTGAAATTTAGTCTTTTTCCAATTTCAATATCATACATAATATAATCTTTGTGTATTAAGGCAGACTTTATGGTAATTTTGATCTAAGCTTTGAAAGCTAGCTCTGAATTCCCTGCtaactttttttctcccctgctcACTTTTAATTATTAGTTCCatgacttgggcaagttacttcactcTTTCTTCGTCCCCCCAAAAGGCTATAGTTTtggaaatatttgctttataaagttgtgagaattcaatgagataatataaTAAGGAGTCCAGGATTGTGCCTGTTACAAAATCAAGTGCTCAACAAAATTAGGATTCGAAAGTCCTTATAAAAAAATCGCATGTCCCTTGATCAGCTTGATTAGTTAATttatcaagattttgtttatttatttgagagacagcacatgcCAAAGAGTAGGGAGGggcactgggagagggagaagcagggtctccgcTGAGTGTAGatcctccatcccaggactatAGGACCATGAGCACTAAAGGCCATGCTcaatctgagccacccaggcgccctcagcTTGATTAGTTTAAATCAAGCaccaataaaatatgaaaatcttgATTAGGTTAAGATTAgtagaaaaccttttttttccagtgaccTCACAGTCTTTTAGAACTTGTCTTCCGTGCTCAAGTTAGTTCTCCCAGACCACTGGAGCTGAGATGGCTGCTGAAGTAATTTTCAGTGAAATTTTAAGCGACTGTGACTCTGCTTTGAATTCCCCTGTTCCTGAGGTAAGGATTTGTGAGGAAAAGTGAGGGTGAGGGGAAGAGTGGGGGTATACTGAGACGCTTTTGACTTTTTGGTTTGCTAACAGGGATCTCCTCTTGTCCAAATCTCCTCACCCCAGACACACACATCCTGTTGGGGTTGTCTGATTAATTTGATTGGGCTCATTTGAATCTGGCTGTCAAACCCTAGCTGCGTCCGGCTACAAATAACCCTCTTGCAAACTTTGcacctttgtttcttctttttaaataaatgtgtagtATCACTACTACATATGGCAACCCTGCTTTCCAGGGTGATGTCTCATTGGTTATCTCAGAGTGGAAACTTGTGGTGGGAACCTGCCTGGAGGAATTCCTCTGTGGTCTGAAGGAAGGTTTGGGGGCTGCGAAAGAGTTGAAGATGAGGGTGGCACCCAGATTCCCGGTCAACGCAAACATTTATTGACAATATGTGCCAAGCATATTGCCCTACAGTGGAGCTGCAAATATAAATAGGATCCAGCCTCTCCTCTCCAAATTCTCAGGATGCAGGACAAAATGATTACGTGCACAGTGGAGGTAGTAGGCCTGCTAGTcatgggaaaggagaggaggctAGCATAAGGTTTTGCACGAGCGGTGATGCTTAGGTTTGCAGTGGTCTGGTTGAAGAGGGACTTCATGTACAGAGGCACAGAGCTGGGTGCAGGTATACCCCCTGGAATGAGGAGTGTAGAAATAACATTTGTGACGTAGGCTGGTCCTGAGGTCTCTAAGGCCACGGTACAGTTTTACTTTTACCTGGCCAGCAAAGGGGAGCCAGCTCACTGTGGTAGCGGTGAGGACTGTTAAGAGTGACACTGGAAGCTGAGAGATCTATTAGGGGGCTTAGCAAACAGCCCAAGAAACAAACTGAAACTGAGGCATGAGCAGCGGGCTTGGAAAGTATGCCTGCACAAGGAAGACAGATCAGACAGGACTGGTAGCTCTGGACTGAAGattccttcctgctttctggTTTGGGAGACCTGATGGGTGTTGGTACCTTTTGGTACCTGGATGGGGAAAGCAAGCATCTTACTGGAGAGCTCCATTCAGAACCTCCATTTCCAGCAACATTCCATCCACTGGTAGCTTCCTGGTTAGCAAACCAGTTTACAGAAACCGCCTCAACGTTTCCAGCCACTGCTTTCTAACATCTCTCCAGCCGGCGACCAGTAGCGTCAAGATGGCGGCCCCCCGCCAAGGACTAGTCATGTGACCTCGGCTTTCCATGGCTGGAAGCCTTGCCGTCCGTTGCGGGGCAAGGTTCACCTGTCACGAAACGGATGTTAGCCCTTCGAATCTCACGAGCCAATCGGCATCCGAGAGGGCTATTGCTGCGAGGCGATCGGAAGATTGGCCTTGTCTCCTCGCCCTAGCCAGCGGCCAATCACCGAGCGTCATATACTCGCGGATCcgcctggaggtgggggtggggggaggcaggaatGTCGTCACAGCGTGGCGGTATTGTTACCTAAGGGGTTGAGAGGAGGTGGGGCGTATGTTGATTGACAGGCCAGCTCCCCTACCGGGATTTGAGAATTTGGCGCAATAGCCCGCCTTAGGGGTGGGGTCTTATTTGATTGCCAAGTAATATCCCCCAATGGAGTCCTAGCTCGTGGTGACGGGCAGGTTGCTAGACTAATGAATCCTCGGCGTGCCCGGCGCTGTTCTCCAATCGCCGGGCGGCGGGCCCCAGTCTGAGCGgcgatggcggcggcggcggcggcggcagcagcagcgggGGCTGCGGGCGGTCGGGGCtccgggccggggcggcggcgccATCTTGTGCCCGGGGCCggtggggaggccggggagggggccccggggggcgcaGGGGACTACGGGAACGGCCTGGAGTCTGAGGAACTGGAGCCTGAGGAGCTGCTGCTggagcccgagccggagcccgagcccgaaGAGgagccgccccggccccgcgcccccccgggAGCTCcgggccctgggcctggctcGGGAGCCCCCGgcagccaggaggaggaggaggagccgggACTGGTCGAGGGTGACCCGGGGGACGGCGCCATTGAGGACCCGGTGAGGGAAGGAGGGCGAGCGAGCAGGCCTGGCCGTGTCACGGGAGGCCCAGAGCTCGGGCGAGCGGGAggcaggcggggggtggggtgggcggggaATAACGTGGCTGGGGCAGGGCCGGGCGCGGATCCTCGACGTCCAGAAGGGGCCCAGCCGGGTTGATTCGGGCGTTATGGGTGCCTAGTGTTGTTCCAGAGAAGgtagcttgcttttcttttcatcgCGACCCGCGCGTGGGGCGAGGGAAATGGCCGAGCATGGCTGGGGCCGCGCTTGGACGGAGAGCAGGGCGCAGCCCCTGCGTTGGTTCCTCTTAAGCTCTTCTCCATACCCTTTCCACTCATTACAGGAGCTGGAAGCGATCAAAGCTCGAGTCagggagatggaggaagaagcTGAGAAGTTAAAGGAGCTACAGAACGAGGTAGAGAAACAGATGAATATGAGTCCACCTCCAGGCAATGGTGAGTAACCGGCGGTTGCACGCGGAGCCCGGGTCCTCGGAAGGGTTCTGCGAGCACGGGTTGTGTGGGATTAGATGCTCGGGACCTTGGAGCTGCTTGTATGAGCAATTACTGGGCAGGTGCTGGGGTCATAGTCCATTGTGTGTTTTTTCTGACCTTAGTGAGGCAAGAATCTCTATTTTGATGATGGTAATTTTGTgcctttctttgtcctttttacaAATGTGTTCTTTGTTCTTTAGTCTACCTCTACTCTTTGTGGACGTTGCCAACTGGCATTTGACCTTCAAGTCTCATAGTTCTTCCTTTAGTTGGAGACCCTTTAGTTAGGAGTCCTAAAAGAAGCTACTCGACTGCAGAGGGCTTTCTCTTTAACCTAGAACTGTTGAGTTTGGGTTCCCTTGATtttgttcactttaaaaatgatttgagtCAAAGCTGTTCAATAGGGTCTTGATTTGGGAGCAGGAGAGAAATTCCTGTActgttttctctgattttttttttaaggatatgttAATCTGTTGCTTGATTAGTCAGATGTTCAGCCAAGCATCTATTGTGTGCTAGACAGTATTCTTGGTAAGGGGTACAGCAGGGAACACAACAGACCAAAATCTTTGCCTTCCctgtagtggtggtggtggtagtgatgcaTATATTGGTCAAATAGAAAACCAGTTTCTTGCCacccccccctccctttcttttttct
This Canis lupus familiaris isolate Mischka breed German Shepherd chromosome 8, alternate assembly UU_Cfam_GSD_1.0, whole genome shotgun sequence DNA region includes the following protein-coding sequences:
- the PABPN1 gene encoding polyadenylate-binding protein 2 — its product is MAAAAAAAAAAGAAGGRGSGPGRRRHLVPGAGGEAGEGAPGGAGDYGNGLESEELEPEELLLEPEPEPEPEEEPPRPRAPPGAPGPGPGSGAPGSQEEEEEPGLVEGDPGDGAIEDPELEAIKARVREMEEEAEKLKELQNEVEKQMNMSPPPGNAGPVIMSIEEKMEADARSIYVGNVDYGATAEELEAHFHGCGSVNRVTILCDKFSGHPKGFAYIEFSDKESVRTSLALDESLFRGRQIKVIPKRTNRPGISTTDRGFPRARYRARTTNYNSSRSRFYSGFNSRPRGRVYRGRARATSWYSPY